One window from the genome of Metabacillus flavus encodes:
- the asd gene encoding aspartate-semialdehyde dehydrogenase, with the protein MSSNGYRVAVTGATGAVGQQMLKTLEERNFPISELKLLSSERSAGKTITFKGKTYTVEAANPESFENIQIALFSAGGSVSKDLAPEAVKRGAIVIDNTSAYRMDPDVPLVVPEVNEESLKDHNGIIANPNCSTIQMAAALEPIRKAYGLSKVIVSTYQAVSGAGAAAINELNDQTRAILDGTEYTPSVLPVKGDKKHYQIAYNAIPQIDKFQENGYTFEEMKMINETKKIMDMPELAVAATCVRLPVVTGHSESVYIEIGNDDVSVADIHQLLLEAPGVTLEDNPAEQIYPMPANCVGKNDVFVGRVRKDLDQKNGFHLWIVSDNLLKGAAWNSVQIAESLIKLKLV; encoded by the coding sequence ATGAGCTCAAATGGATATCGTGTTGCAGTCACGGGCGCAACAGGTGCCGTAGGCCAGCAGATGCTGAAAACGCTGGAGGAACGAAATTTTCCTATTTCTGAATTAAAATTGCTTTCGTCTGAACGTTCAGCGGGCAAAACCATTACGTTTAAAGGAAAAACCTATACAGTAGAAGCTGCTAATCCGGAAAGCTTTGAAAATATTCAAATCGCGCTTTTTAGTGCTGGCGGCAGCGTGTCGAAGGACTTAGCTCCCGAAGCAGTAAAAAGAGGGGCAATCGTTATCGATAATACGAGTGCATACCGCATGGATCCGGACGTACCGCTCGTTGTGCCTGAGGTAAATGAAGAAAGCCTGAAAGATCATAATGGCATTATCGCAAATCCAAACTGCTCAACCATACAGATGGCTGCTGCATTGGAACCAATCCGTAAAGCATACGGATTAAGCAAAGTCATTGTCTCTACCTACCAAGCCGTGTCAGGCGCAGGCGCTGCTGCAATCAATGAACTGAACGATCAAACACGTGCTATTTTGGACGGCACAGAATACACGCCATCCGTTCTTCCTGTTAAAGGAGACAAAAAGCACTATCAAATCGCATACAACGCCATTCCTCAAATTGATAAATTCCAGGAAAACGGCTATACATTCGAAGAAATGAAAATGATCAACGAAACAAAAAAAATTATGGATATGCCAGAGCTTGCGGTAGCTGCCACTTGTGTCCGGCTTCCGGTCGTTACCGGCCATTCTGAATCAGTTTACATTGAAATCGGCAATGATGATGTATCGGTAGCGGATATTCATCAACTGCTCCTTGAAGCACCTGGCGTTACGCTTGAAGATAATCCGGCAGAACAGATTTATCCTATGCCGGCCAATTGTGTGGGCAAAAATGATGTATTTGTCGGCAGAGTCCGAAAAGACCTGGATCAAAAAAATGGCTTCCACCTATGGATTGTGTCTGATAACCTTCTCAAAGGTGCGGCATGGAATTCCGTTCAAATTGCGGAAAGTCTTATTAAGCTTAAGCTTGTGTAA
- the dapA gene encoding 4-hydroxy-tetrahydrodipicolinate synthase has protein sequence MARFGRVSTAMVTPFDFAGNIDLKKTSKLIEYLIANGTDSIVAGGTTGESPTLTFEEKAALFQHTVKEVNGRIPVIAGTGSNDTRASIELTKKAEEAGADAVMLVAPYYNKPSQEGMYQHFKAIAESTKLPVMIYNVPGRTVVKMTAETIIRLSEIPNIVSVKDASGDLEAIAKVIEKTSDDFEVYSGDDSLTLPIMAIGGNGIVSVASHVIGNEMQQMIEAFAQGEVKQAASIHRRILPVMNEMFAAPSPAPVKTALQISGMDVGPVRLPLLALTETERNSLMKVMAELQSQ, from the coding sequence ATGGCACGTTTTGGAAGAGTATCAACGGCAATGGTTACTCCATTTGATTTTGCCGGTAATATAGATCTTAAGAAAACCTCTAAACTCATTGAATACTTAATTGCAAATGGAACTGATTCCATCGTAGCTGGAGGAACAACAGGTGAATCCCCGACACTGACTTTTGAGGAAAAAGCTGCATTGTTCCAGCACACCGTTAAAGAGGTAAATGGAAGAATCCCAGTAATCGCCGGTACTGGGAGCAACGATACAAGAGCCTCAATAGAATTGACAAAAAAGGCAGAAGAAGCGGGAGCAGATGCAGTCATGCTCGTCGCTCCATACTATAATAAGCCTTCACAGGAAGGAATGTATCAGCATTTTAAAGCCATTGCCGAAAGCACGAAGCTGCCGGTCATGATTTATAATGTTCCGGGCAGAACGGTCGTTAAAATGACAGCTGAAACCATCATCCGCTTATCAGAGATTCCGAACATTGTATCTGTAAAAGATGCAAGCGGCGATCTGGAAGCCATCGCGAAAGTCATTGAAAAGACGAGTGATGACTTTGAGGTGTATTCCGGAGACGACAGCCTTACCCTGCCAATCATGGCAATCGGAGGCAATGGAATCGTATCAGTTGCATCCCATGTTATAGGCAATGAAATGCAGCAGATGATTGAAGCCTTCGCTCAAGGCGAAGTAAAGCAGGCAGCTTCAATCCATCGCCGTATCCTTCCGGTTATGAATGAAATGTTCGCTGCTCCAAGCCCTGCACCTGTCAAAACCGCTTTACAGATTTCAGGCATGGATGTAGGACCGGTTAGACTGCCGCTTCTTGCTTTGACTGAAACAGAAAGAAACAGTCTTATGAAAGTAATGGCAGAATTACAAAGCCAATGA
- the dpaB gene encoding dipicolinate synthase subunit B: MNVKGKTIGFGLTGSHCTYDAVFPEIQKLVELGANVLPVITNTVKSTVTRFGDGEDWVRRIEEATGNKAIDSIVKAEPLGPKIPLDCMIVAPLTGNTMSKLANAMTESPVLMAAKATMRNNKPVLLGISTNDALGLNGVNLMRLMGAKNVFFIPFGQDSPEKKPNSMVARMQMLIPSLEAALEHKQIQPVVVERFRDEE, from the coding sequence ATGAACGTAAAAGGAAAAACGATTGGTTTTGGTTTAACTGGATCCCATTGCACATATGACGCTGTCTTTCCGGAAATTCAAAAACTTGTGGAACTGGGAGCCAACGTGCTGCCTGTAATTACGAACACGGTAAAATCTACTGTCACCCGGTTCGGAGATGGAGAAGACTGGGTACGGAGGATTGAAGAAGCAACTGGAAATAAAGCAATTGATTCAATTGTGAAGGCGGAACCTCTTGGACCGAAAATTCCGCTGGACTGCATGATAGTGGCCCCTTTAACAGGCAATACCATGAGCAAGCTTGCAAACGCAATGACAGAATCTCCTGTTCTTATGGCAGCGAAAGCCACGATGAGGAACAACAAGCCAGTCCTGCTTGGTATTTCAACGAACGATGCACTTGGTTTGAATGGGGTTAATTTAATGAGGCTAATGGGAGCGAAGAATGTCTTTTTTATTCCATTCGGCCAGGATAGCCCTGAGAAAAAACCAAACTCCATGGTAGCCAGAATGCAGATGCTGATCCCATCCCTGGAAGCTGCATTGGAGCATAAGCAAATACAGCCGGTCGTGGTTGAAAGATTCAGAGACGAAGAGTAG
- a CDS encoding M16 family metallopeptidase yields MIKRYTCQNGVRIVLENIPTVRSVALGVWIGTGSRSETPEINGVSHFLEHMFFKGTETRSARDIAEAFDSIGGQVNAFTSKEYTCYYAKVLDEHAGMALDILSDMFFNSAFDEEELKKEKNVVFEEIKMYEDTPDDLVHDLLSKAAYGSHPLGYPILGTEETLSSFNGDSLRDYMSRFYIPENVVISVAGNISEAFIEEIEKKFGSYTSSHKQEVFEKPGFLNQKLSRKKETEQAHLCLGYEGLEIGHDDVYSLIVMNNVLGGSMSSRLFQDVREQKGLAYSVFSYHSSYADNGMLTIYGGTGSNQLEVLYETIQETLNNLKADGITAKELMNSKEQIKGNLMLSLESTNSRMSRNGKNELLLGRHRSLDEMIEKVNEVTEESVNRLTLDIFSKPYSLSLISPEGELPESLLK; encoded by the coding sequence TTGATTAAAAGATATACGTGCCAAAATGGAGTAAGAATCGTCCTTGAGAACATACCAACCGTCCGTTCTGTAGCGCTGGGAGTATGGATCGGAACGGGTTCTAGAAGCGAAACCCCTGAAATCAATGGTGTATCACATTTTCTTGAGCATATGTTTTTTAAAGGAACGGAAACGAGATCTGCCCGTGATATAGCAGAAGCTTTCGACAGCATTGGCGGACAGGTAAATGCGTTCACATCAAAGGAATACACATGCTATTATGCCAAGGTGCTTGATGAGCATGCGGGTATGGCTCTTGATATTCTCTCTGATATGTTTTTCAATTCCGCTTTTGATGAAGAAGAATTGAAGAAAGAAAAGAATGTTGTATTTGAAGAGATTAAAATGTATGAGGATACACCGGACGATCTTGTACATGATTTGCTGAGCAAGGCTGCCTATGGCAGCCATCCGCTTGGCTATCCGATTCTTGGAACGGAAGAAACGCTATCTTCTTTTAATGGAGATTCTTTAAGAGATTATATGTCACGTTTTTATATTCCTGAAAATGTCGTTATATCAGTTGCGGGGAATATTAGCGAAGCTTTTATTGAAGAAATTGAAAAGAAATTCGGTTCGTATACTTCCTCTCATAAACAGGAAGTGTTCGAGAAACCCGGTTTCCTAAATCAAAAACTTTCCCGCAAAAAAGAAACAGAGCAGGCTCATCTATGTCTGGGCTACGAGGGCCTTGAAATTGGACATGATGATGTATACAGCCTGATTGTTATGAACAATGTGCTTGGAGGAAGCATGAGCAGCCGATTGTTCCAGGACGTAAGAGAGCAGAAGGGTCTTGCATATTCTGTCTTCTCCTATCATTCTTCTTATGCGGATAATGGAATGCTGACGATTTATGGAGGGACTGGAAGCAATCAGCTTGAGGTTTTGTATGAAACCATTCAGGAAACACTGAACAATCTGAAGGCAGACGGTATTACAGCAAAAGAGCTGATGAACAGCAAGGAACAAATCAAAGGAAATCTGATGCTTAGCCTTGAGAGCACAAATAGCCGCATGAGCCGAAATGGCAAAAACGAATTGCTGCTCGGAAGACATCGTTCTCTTGATGAAATGATTGAGAAGGTAAACGAAGTAACCGAAGAAAGTGTAAACAGGCTCACTCTTGATATTTTCAGCAAACCTTATTCCCTTTCATTAATTAGTCCGGAAGGCGAGCTTCCTGAAAGCCTGCTAAAATAA
- a CDS encoding YlmC/YmxH family sporulation protein, translated as MRLSDMSGKEIVDVKRAERLGILGQTDLEINEQTGQITALVIPSQKWFGMRKQGAEVKVPWQHIRKIGNDMIILDVPDSEIAQLNLNAPGE; from the coding sequence TTGAGACTGAGCGATATGAGCGGAAAAGAAATCGTGGATGTCAAAAGAGCGGAGAGACTTGGCATTCTCGGCCAAACCGATTTAGAAATCAATGAACAGACAGGACAAATTACAGCCCTTGTCATTCCATCTCAGAAATGGTTCGGAATGCGCAAGCAGGGGGCAGAAGTAAAGGTGCCATGGCAGCATATCCGTAAAATCGGAAATGATATGATTATCCTGGATGTTCCGGATTCGGAAATAGCCCAACTGAATTTAAATGCTCCAGGCGAATGA
- the dapG gene encoding aspartate kinase: MKILVQKFGGTSVKDHEGREQAYKHISLALEQGYKVVVVVSAMGRNGDPYATDTLMSLLYGEAEDVTGREHDLLLSCGETISSVVFSSMLRKKGLNSAALTGAQAGFMTNDDHTNAKILEMNCSRLKEMLETSDVAVVAGFQGAAPNGDITTLGRGGSDTSAAALGAALNAEYIDIFTDVEGVMTADPRIVESARPLVNVTYTEICNLAYQGAKVIHPRAVEIAMQAKVPIRIRSTYSDKEGTLVAANSAGKMGSDVTEQLITGIAHMANVSQIKVAAKRGEYHTQTDVFKAMAKNSISVDFFNITPNEVVYTVPGSVTNKAVEILESMGYHPTVTKKCAKVSVVGASIMGVPGVMATIVSSLSDQGIQILQSADSHTTIWVLVNEENMISAVNTLHEAFELSK, encoded by the coding sequence ATGAAAATACTGGTTCAGAAATTTGGCGGAACCTCCGTAAAGGATCATGAGGGCCGGGAACAGGCATATAAACATATAAGTCTTGCACTCGAGCAAGGCTATAAAGTCGTCGTTGTCGTGTCAGCAATGGGACGGAACGGTGATCCATATGCGACCGACACACTAATGAGCCTGCTCTATGGAGAAGCAGAGGATGTTACAGGCAGAGAGCATGATCTGCTGCTATCATGTGGAGAAACCATTTCATCCGTTGTGTTTTCAAGCATGCTTAGAAAAAAAGGCTTGAACTCTGCCGCATTGACAGGAGCGCAAGCCGGATTTATGACAAATGACGATCATACAAATGCTAAAATTCTGGAAATGAACTGCTCCAGATTGAAAGAAATGCTCGAAACAAGTGACGTGGCTGTTGTTGCCGGCTTTCAAGGGGCTGCTCCGAATGGAGACATTACAACACTTGGCCGCGGAGGAAGCGATACCTCCGCGGCAGCACTAGGGGCTGCATTGAATGCAGAATACATTGATATATTTACAGATGTAGAAGGTGTTATGACAGCAGATCCAAGAATTGTAGAAAGTGCAAGGCCACTCGTAAATGTGACTTATACAGAAATCTGCAATCTTGCGTATCAGGGCGCGAAAGTCATTCACCCGCGTGCTGTTGAAATTGCCATGCAGGCTAAAGTTCCAATCCGGATCCGATCCACTTATTCAGACAAGGAAGGGACATTAGTCGCAGCCAATAGTGCCGGAAAAATGGGCAGTGATGTGACGGAGCAGCTTATTACAGGAATTGCCCATATGGCAAACGTCAGCCAAATAAAAGTTGCAGCTAAACGCGGTGAATATCATACTCAAACAGATGTATTCAAAGCCATGGCAAAAAACAGCATCAGTGTTGATTTTTTTAACATTACACCAAATGAAGTGGTCTATACGGTACCGGGTTCGGTTACAAACAAGGCCGTTGAAATCCTTGAGTCAATGGGGTATCATCCTACTGTAACAAAAAAATGCGCAAAAGTTTCAGTGGTCGGAGCATCCATTATGGGTGTACCGGGTGTGATGGCGACCATTGTTTCTTCCCTCTCAGATCAGGGAATCCAAATTCTTCAATCTGCAGACAGCCACACAACGATTTGGGTGCTTGTGAACGAAGAAAATATGATCAGCGCAGTAAATACGCTTCACGAAGCATTTGAATTGTCAAAGTAA
- the dpaA gene encoding dipicolinic acid synthetase subunit A, translated as MLTGLNIAVIGGDARQLEVIRKLTELGAKIWMAGFDQLDHGFAGAAKAKMNEIDFSVIHAIILPVPGTSLNGTIDTVFSNEEIMISEEWLSKTPENTVIYSGISNAFLDQVLKTAKRKHIQLLERDDVAIYNSIPTVEGTIMMVIQNTDFTIHGSNVCVLGLGRVGMSVARTFAALGAKVKVGARKSSHIARIEEMGLASFHLNHIVKEASGSDICINTIPHMILTPAVLSELPSHALVIDLASKPGGTDFKFAEKRGIKAMLAPGLPGIVAPKTAGQILANVLTQLLAEQLKEGKESSS; from the coding sequence ATGTTAACCGGCTTAAATATTGCTGTCATCGGCGGAGATGCAAGGCAGCTTGAAGTCATAAGAAAACTGACCGAATTGGGAGCGAAAATCTGGATGGCAGGGTTTGATCAGCTTGATCATGGGTTCGCAGGTGCTGCTAAAGCGAAGATGAACGAAATCGACTTTTCTGTGATCCATGCCATCATTCTTCCTGTACCCGGAACATCTTTAAACGGTACGATTGATACCGTTTTTTCGAACGAAGAAATTATGATCAGCGAAGAATGGCTGAGCAAAACTCCCGAGAATACTGTTATCTATTCAGGCATAAGCAATGCCTTTCTGGATCAGGTCCTTAAAACTGCCAAACGGAAACACATCCAGCTCTTAGAAAGAGATGATGTGGCGATTTATAATTCGATTCCAACAGTTGAAGGAACAATCATGATGGTGATTCAAAATACGGATTTCACCATTCATGGCTCCAATGTGTGTGTCCTTGGACTGGGAAGAGTCGGGATGAGCGTAGCCCGCACCTTTGCAGCACTTGGTGCAAAGGTAAAAGTAGGTGCGAGGAAATCGTCACATATAGCCCGGATTGAAGAAATGGGATTGGCTTCTTTTCATTTGAATCACATCGTGAAGGAGGCTTCTGGATCAGACATTTGCATTAATACCATTCCCCACATGATTTTAACTCCTGCTGTACTCTCAGAATTGCCTTCACACGCACTTGTCATTGATTTAGCCTCTAAACCAGGGGGGACAGATTTTAAATTTGCCGAAAAACGCGGAATCAAGGCTATGCTTGCACCGGGCCTGCCGGGAATAGTTGCTCCAAAAACGGCTGGTCAAATTTTGGCAAATGTTCTGACTCAGCTGCTTGCCGAGCAATTAAAAGAAGGAAAGGAGTCCTCCTCATGA
- the rpsO gene encoding 30S ribosomal protein S15, giving the protein MAITQERKNDLINEYRTHDTDTGSPEVQIAILTEQINTLNDHLRTHKKDHHSRRGLLKMVGKRRNLLTYLRNKDVTRYRELITKLGLRR; this is encoded by the coding sequence ATGGCTATCACACAAGAACGCAAAAATGATCTGATCAATGAGTACAGAACTCATGATACGGATACTGGATCTCCAGAGGTCCAAATTGCTATCCTTACTGAACAGATTAACACTTTGAACGATCACTTGCGCACACACAAAAAGGACCACCACTCACGTCGCGGTCTATTGAAAATGGTAGGGAAACGCCGTAACTTGCTAACTTACCTGCGTAATAAAGATGTAACTCGTTACCGCGAGTTAATCACAAAGCTGGGATTACGTCGTTAA
- the pnp gene encoding polyribonucleotide nucleotidyltransferase yields MGQDKHVFSIDWAGRTLTVEAGQLAKQANGAVLIRYGDTAVLSTATASKEPKAVDFFPLTVNYEERLYAVGKIPGGFIKREGRPSEKAILASRLIDRPIRPLFADGFRNDVQVISIVMSVDQNCSSEMAAMFGSSLALTISDIPFEGPIAGVTVGRIDNEFVVNPTVKQMEKSDINLVVAGTKDAINMVEAGADEVPEETMLEAIMFGHEEIKRLVAFQEEIASQIAKEKVAVQLYSLDAEIEKSIREAAEADLVQAIQVQEKHAREDAIQAVKTRIMDSYKEQEANEETLKQASEILSKMVKGEVRRLITEEKIRPDGRKPDEIRPLSSSIGLLSRTHGSGLFTRGQTQALSICTLGALGDVQILDGLGIEESKRFMHHYNFPSFSVGETRPLRGPGRREIGHGALGERALEPIIPSEKDFPYTIRLVSEVLESNGSTSQASICASTLAMMDAGVPIKAPVAGIAMGLVKSGEHYSVLTDIQGMEDHLGDMDFKVAGTSKGVTALQMDIKIEGLSREILEEALLQAKKGRMEILESMLATISEPRKELSPYAPKILMMSINPDKIRDVIGPSGKQINKIIEETGVKIDIEQDGTVFISSVDEAMNQKAKSIIEDLVREVEVGQMYLGKVKRIEKFGAFVEIFSGKDGLVHISELAEERIGKVEDVVSIGDEILVKVTEIDKQGRVNLSRKAVLKEQKEEQNS; encoded by the coding sequence ATGGGTCAAGATAAGCATGTCTTTTCCATTGATTGGGCAGGCAGAACGTTAACTGTTGAAGCTGGCCAGCTAGCAAAGCAAGCAAACGGTGCGGTTCTCATTCGTTACGGCGATACAGCTGTTCTAAGTACAGCGACTGCTTCAAAAGAGCCGAAAGCGGTTGATTTCTTTCCGTTGACTGTTAACTACGAAGAGCGTTTATATGCAGTAGGTAAAATCCCCGGAGGATTTATTAAAAGGGAAGGAAGACCGAGCGAAAAAGCGATTTTGGCCAGCCGTCTGATTGACCGCCCAATCCGCCCGCTTTTTGCAGACGGATTCAGAAATGATGTACAAGTCATCAGTATTGTGATGAGCGTAGATCAAAACTGTTCCTCCGAAATGGCTGCGATGTTCGGTTCATCTTTGGCTCTTACGATTTCTGACATTCCGTTTGAGGGCCCGATCGCCGGTGTGACTGTTGGGCGGATTGATAATGAATTTGTTGTAAATCCAACGGTTAAACAAATGGAAAAAAGCGATATCAATCTTGTTGTAGCTGGAACGAAGGATGCAATCAACATGGTTGAAGCAGGAGCAGATGAAGTACCTGAGGAAACCATGCTTGAAGCCATCATGTTTGGTCATGAGGAAATCAAGCGTCTAGTTGCATTCCAGGAAGAAATTGCCTCGCAAATCGCAAAAGAAAAAGTTGCAGTTCAGCTTTATTCTCTTGATGCAGAGATTGAAAAATCCATCCGCGAAGCTGCAGAAGCTGATTTGGTTCAAGCTATTCAAGTACAGGAAAAGCATGCCCGCGAAGATGCGATCCAAGCCGTTAAAACCCGGATAATGGATAGCTACAAAGAGCAGGAAGCTAATGAAGAGACGCTTAAGCAAGCAAGTGAAATCCTTTCTAAAATGGTGAAGGGAGAAGTTCGCCGTTTAATTACCGAAGAAAAAATCCGTCCAGACGGACGCAAGCCGGATGAGATCCGCCCGCTGTCGTCAAGCATAGGACTTCTCTCAAGAACTCATGGTTCCGGACTATTCACCCGCGGCCAAACTCAGGCATTGAGCATCTGTACGCTTGGAGCATTAGGTGATGTTCAAATTCTTGATGGTTTGGGAATTGAAGAGTCTAAACGTTTTATGCATCACTATAACTTCCCATCCTTCTCTGTAGGGGAAACCAGACCGCTAAGAGGGCCGGGACGCCGTGAAATTGGACACGGAGCACTTGGTGAACGTGCGCTTGAACCGATTATTCCATCCGAAAAGGATTTCCCTTATACAATCCGTTTAGTTTCTGAAGTACTTGAGTCCAATGGATCAACTTCACAGGCAAGCATCTGTGCAAGTACACTTGCCATGATGGATGCCGGTGTTCCGATCAAGGCTCCTGTAGCAGGTATTGCAATGGGACTTGTTAAATCCGGAGAACATTACTCTGTATTGACAGACATTCAAGGAATGGAAGATCACCTTGGAGACATGGACTTTAAAGTAGCTGGTACGTCAAAAGGTGTAACAGCACTTCAAATGGATATTAAAATTGAAGGATTATCACGTGAAATCCTCGAAGAAGCTCTTCTTCAGGCTAAAAAAGGCCGGATGGAAATTCTTGAATCGATGCTTGCTACCATCAGCGAACCAAGAAAAGAACTATCTCCTTATGCGCCTAAGATTTTGATGATGTCCATCAATCCGGACAAAATCCGCGATGTTATTGGGCCGAGCGGGAAGCAAATCAACAAAATCATCGAAGAGACTGGCGTTAAAATTGACATTGAACAAGACGGTACAGTCTTCATTTCATCTGTTGACGAGGCAATGAATCAAAAAGCGAAGAGCATTATTGAGGATCTTGTCCGTGAAGTTGAAGTTGGACAAATGTACCTTGGTAAAGTTAAGCGCATTGAAAAATTCGGTGCATTCGTAGAAATATTCAGTGGAAAAGACGGCCTTGTTCACATTTCCGAGCTTGCTGAAGAGCGAATCGGCAAAGTAGAAGACGTGGTTTCCATTGGAGATGAGATTTTGGTCAAGGTCACTGAAATTGACAAACAGGGCCGAGTCAATCTCTCGCGAAAAGCTGTCCTCAAGGAACAAAAAGAGGAACAAAATTCGTAA
- a CDS encoding polysaccharide deacetylase family protein has product MRGIRMKFAVTILLMLITAGVMQNSYISSYVLELKSSDMQASKAVSGICEEIEKRAIEFNVPAKDAEVHTIWKATPGYNGRKVDIAASCTKMKEIGMFKKELLVFEELAPKVHLSDLPPSPIYRGNPAKPMTSLLINVAWGNEYLPEMLDTLDKHHVKATFFLEGRWAKENPKLAKMIAEAGHEIGNHSYTHPDMKRLSAESAKVQLQQTNEVIEAVTDRKTKWFAPPSGSFSEQTVQIAEAMGMRTILWSVDTIDWQNPAPEQLIQRVMKKVHPGAMILMHPTKSSADALDQLIVEIKEKNLSLGTVTSLMDESRSEQPL; this is encoded by the coding sequence ATGCGGGGAATCAGAATGAAATTTGCAGTTACGATTTTGCTCATGCTTATCACAGCCGGAGTGATGCAAAATTCTTATATATCCAGTTATGTACTGGAATTAAAGTCTTCAGATATGCAGGCCTCTAAAGCTGTGAGCGGAATCTGCGAAGAAATCGAAAAAAGGGCAATTGAATTTAACGTCCCAGCTAAAGATGCTGAAGTACATACAATTTGGAAAGCTACCCCTGGCTACAATGGACGCAAAGTGGACATAGCTGCATCATGCACTAAAATGAAGGAAATCGGAATGTTCAAAAAAGAGCTGCTTGTATTTGAAGAGCTTGCTCCTAAAGTTCATCTCTCTGATTTGCCTCCATCCCCAATCTATAGAGGAAACCCGGCTAAGCCGATGACTTCTCTGCTAATTAATGTAGCGTGGGGGAATGAGTACCTTCCTGAAATGCTGGACACACTGGATAAACACCATGTGAAGGCAACTTTTTTTCTGGAAGGAAGATGGGCGAAGGAAAATCCAAAGCTTGCTAAAATGATCGCTGAAGCCGGTCATGAAATAGGGAACCATTCCTATACCCATCCGGATATGAAAAGACTTTCTGCCGAAAGTGCAAAAGTACAGCTGCAGCAAACCAACGAGGTCATTGAAGCTGTAACTGACCGGAAAACGAAATGGTTTGCTCCTCCAAGCGGGAGCTTTAGCGAACAGACAGTTCAAATCGCTGAAGCAATGGGGATGAGAACCATTTTATGGAGTGTGGATACAATTGACTGGCAAAATCCTGCACCTGAGCAGCTGATTCAGCGAGTAATGAAAAAGGTTCATCCTGGTGCCATGATTTTGATGCATCCGACTAAGTCATCAGCAGATGCACTAGATCAACTGATTGTGGAGATTAAAGAGAAAAACCTTTCTTTAGGAACTGTAACGAGTTTAATGGATGAATCCAGATCAGAACAGCCGCTTTAA